The Cheilinus undulatus linkage group 2, ASM1832078v1, whole genome shotgun sequence genome has a window encoding:
- the LOC121517029 gene encoding galectin-6-like, which translates to MFVAPPGYQPVYKPSIPYLGPIYGGLREGSSIYIQGSVPEDITRFFLNLLCGPSESSDVALHFNPRFDGWDKVVFNSRHDGSWKSEEKIRDMPFSKGKSFELVIMVTSQGYQIKVNGKDFHTFHHRLPVESVRGMHISGDVSIQTINVIGVRLQTLKISFVGFGLCWAIHQHEDILDPAAGGQGVLLRGGMGGGMGGGYPGGMGGGMGQAGYPGGSGCEHPGGMGGGMGGGFPGSNLPGMGGQPVYNPPVPYSTMIPGGMTSKKTIIIRGMVPHGATRICINFMVSRSRDIAFHMNPRVREGIVVRNCKMGGKWGKEERELSLNPFMEGQYFDMSIRCGNQRFKVFVNGQHLFDFFHRLQPFTEVDMLEMDGDVQISYIHF; encoded by the exons atgtttgtcGCTCCTCCTGGATACCAGCCAGTCTACAAACCT AGTATTCCATATCTGGGGCCCATTTATGGAGGCCTGAGGGAAGGATCATCCATCTACATCCAGGGGTCTGTACCTGAGGACATAACCAG GTTTTTCCTGAACCTGCTCTGTGGACCATCAGAGTCCAGCGATGTGGCCCTCCACTTCAACCCTCGCTTCGACGGCTGGGACAAGGTGGTGTTCAACTCTCGCCACGATGGATCATGGAAGTCAGAGGAGAAGATTCGTGATATGCCTTTCTCTAAAGGAAAGAGCTTTGAACTGGTCATCATGGTCACTTCACAGGGATACCAG ATCAAAGTGAATGGGAAGGACTTCCACACCTTCCACCACCGTCTCCCCGTGGAAAGCGTTCGAGGGATGCACATCTCAGGAGACGTTTCCATCCAGACGATTAATGTCATCGGGGTGAGGCTTCAGACCCTGAAGATTTCATTTGTTGGCTTTGGGCTTTGCTGGg CGATCCACCAAcatgaagacattttggaccCTGCTGCTGGAGGGCAAGGGGTCCTCCTAAGG ggaGGAATGGGAGGAGGAATGGGA GGAGGATACCCAGGTGGTATGGGAGGAGGAATGGGA CAGGCCGGATACCCAGGAGGCTCAGGG TGTGAACATCCAGGAGGCATGGGAGGTGGTATGGGG GGAGGATTCCCTGGATCAAACCTGCCG GGAATGGGCGGCCAGCCAGTATACAACCCT CCTGTACCTTACTCCACCATGATCCCAGGAGGGATGACCTCTAAGAAGACTATCATCATCAGAGGCATGGTGCCCCATGGAGCAACCAG AATATGCATCAACTTCATGGTGAGCAGATCTCGAGACATTGCTTTCCACATGAACCCCCGTGTGAGGGAGGGGATTGTGGTGAGAAACTGCAAGATGGGAGGGAAATGGGGCAAAGAGGAGCGGGAGCTCAGCCTGAACCCCTTCATGGAGGGACAATACTTTGAT ATGTCGATCCGCTGTGGAAACCAGAGGTTTAAGGTGTTTGTGAACGGGCAGCACTTATTCGACTTCTTCCACCGCCTGCAGCCCTTCACTGAGGTCGACATGCTGGAGATGGATGGAGATGTGCAGATTTCCTACATACACTTTTGA